The Leucobacter viscericola genome includes a window with the following:
- a CDS encoding SDR family oxidoreductase produces the protein MNELNIADFGADFFSLRGKNAIVTGGNSGLGQAFSTALASMGANVLAASVMPDDGETQKLVEASGSRYAYMHADITASGVPQQVAERCVSEFGSVDILVNSAGRCINEPDVLKFTREQWDPMVALNLTAAFEMSHEVAKFMIPQGSGKIINICSVFTFLGGQWSPAYAATKHGIAGLTKAYCDELAPFGIQVNGIAPGYYATPLTAETRANPAANQHVMNHVPAGRWGQTQDLMGATAFLASRASDYVNGHILSVDGGYLVR, from the coding sequence ATGAACGAACTGAACATCGCTGACTTCGGTGCAGACTTTTTCTCACTTCGCGGGAAAAACGCAATTGTGACCGGTGGCAACTCAGGTCTCGGGCAGGCATTCTCGACCGCCCTCGCCAGCATGGGGGCCAACGTGTTGGCCGCGAGTGTGATGCCCGATGACGGCGAAACACAGAAACTCGTCGAGGCTTCAGGATCGCGCTACGCCTACATGCACGCCGACATAACGGCGAGCGGGGTGCCGCAGCAGGTCGCCGAGCGCTGCGTCAGCGAGTTCGGCAGCGTCGACATTCTCGTGAACAGCGCAGGGCGCTGCATCAACGAACCTGACGTGCTCAAGTTCACGCGCGAGCAGTGGGACCCGATGGTCGCGCTGAACCTCACCGCGGCGTTCGAGATGAGCCACGAGGTTGCGAAGTTTATGATTCCGCAGGGCAGCGGCAAGATCATCAACATCTGCTCGGTCTTTACCTTTCTGGGCGGCCAGTGGTCGCCAGCGTACGCAGCAACCAAACACGGCATCGCTGGCCTCACGAAGGCGTACTGCGACGAGCTCGCGCCGTTTGGCATTCAGGTGAACGGGATCGCGCCCGGCTACTACGCGACTCCACTCACGGCAGAAACCCGGGCGAACCCCGCCGCGAATCAGCACGTCATGAATCACGTTCCCGCGGGCCGCTGGGGGCAGACACAAGACCTCATGGGCGCAACCGCGTTCCTCGCCAGCCGCGCCTCCGACTACGTCAACGGTCACATTCTGAGCGTCGACGGCGGATACCTGGTTCGCTAG
- a CDS encoding FAD-binding oxidoreductase — protein sequence MIEEWFNNLNWDVSKIEEERVEIRETLNNGFTTEISGNWSVIGDIYKNAIARIRAEVPAQFTLLGGHSSHSYINGTNMYFVYYYKIDCDPTEERTRYHDPIQNIIVEETLKLGGSMCHHHGVGKHRTHFLAEEYGSSLYMLETLKAAFDPNGIMNKGTIFPLEK from the coding sequence CTGATCGAGGAGTGGTTCAACAACCTCAACTGGGACGTCTCGAAGATCGAAGAGGAGCGCGTCGAGATTCGCGAGACCCTCAACAACGGCTTTACCACCGAGATCTCGGGCAACTGGAGCGTCATCGGCGACATCTACAAAAACGCCATCGCCCGTATTCGTGCCGAGGTTCCCGCGCAATTCACGCTGCTCGGCGGGCACTCAAGCCACAGCTACATCAACGGCACCAACATGTACTTCGTGTATTACTACAAGATCGACTGCGATCCCACCGAGGAGCGCACGCGCTACCACGATCCGATCCAGAACATCATTGTCGAGGAGACCCTGAAGCTCGGCGGATCGATGTGCCACCACCACGGCGTCGGTAAGCACCGCACCCACTTCCTTGCCGAAGAATACGGCTCCTCGCTGTACATGCTCGAGACCCTCAAGGCGGCGTTCGATCCCAACGGCATCATGAACAAGGGCACCATCTTCCCGCTCGAAAAGTAA
- a CDS encoding FAD-binding oxidoreductase: protein MLDTITTTLTREQIVVAYTEMLSPDRVLTDEQTLKENSVDRYYKVENVFGTYSLPLPAAVVKPVSKEEVAKILVFANEHRINVVPKTGGSATEGGLETVVENSIVVDGSLMNQILEINTTDMLATVQCGVGLEQLEDELRKIGFTTGHSPQSKPLAQFGGLVATRSIGQFSTLYGGIEDMLVGVETVFPNGEICRIKNVPRRAAGPDIRHLVLGNEGALNYITEVSVKIFRHYPQNNKFYGYLLDDINTGIEILRQVVTAGYRPSVARLYDQEDGLYHFKHFSDGRCVLIFVAEGPKGIADATGNAIEEIVATFPRPTASTVL from the coding sequence GTGCTAGACACCATCACCACAACACTCACCCGCGAACAGATTGTTGTCGCCTACACCGAGATGTTGTCACCCGACCGGGTGCTGACCGACGAGCAAACCCTCAAAGAAAACAGCGTCGATCGCTACTACAAGGTCGAGAACGTGTTCGGAACCTACTCACTGCCGCTGCCCGCCGCGGTCGTGAAGCCGGTCTCCAAGGAGGAAGTCGCCAAGATTCTGGTGTTTGCGAACGAACACCGCATCAACGTCGTGCCCAAGACCGGCGGCAGTGCAACCGAGGGCGGGCTTGAGACCGTCGTTGAGAACTCCATCGTGGTTGACGGTTCGCTCATGAACCAGATCCTTGAGATCAATACCACCGACATGCTCGCCACGGTGCAGTGCGGTGTTGGCCTTGAGCAGCTCGAAGACGAACTGCGCAAGATCGGTTTTACCACCGGCCACTCCCCGCAGTCGAAGCCACTCGCCCAGTTCGGTGGGCTCGTCGCAACCCGTTCGATCGGCCAGTTCTCAACCCTCTACGGCGGCATCGAAGACATGCTCGTTGGCGTCGAGACCGTCTTCCCGAACGGTGAGATCTGCCGCATCAAAAATGTGCCGCGCCGCGCCGCTGGGCCCGACATTCGCCACCTGGTGCTCGGCAACGAGGGCGCCCTCAATTACATCACCGAGGTCAGCGTCAAGATCTTCCGCCACTACCCTCAGAACAACAAGTTCTACGGCTACCTGCTCGACGACATCAACACGGGCATTGAGATTCTGCGCCAGGTGGTCACGGCGGGCTACCGCCCCTCGGTTGCGCGCCTCTACGATCAAGAGGACGGCCTGTACCACTTCAAGCACTTCTCTGACGGCCGTTGTGTGCTCATTTTTGTGGCGGAGGGCCCGAAGGGCATTGCCGATGCAACCGGTAACGCCATCGAAGAGATCGTCGCGACCTTCCCGAGGCCGACCGCGTCGACGGTGCTCTGA
- a CDS encoding glycerol-3-phosphate responsive antiterminator — protein sequence MSPLDTASSRSNTAAHSSLEDVLLLHPVIASVKSEADAKAVLQTQCPVVFVLFGSILTIPSIVETLKDAGKTVFVDVDLIEGFSSKTVTIDFLQANTALDGILSTKAMMVKYAKSKKLASIHRMFLVDSFSYHNLPKQLGISGADAVEILPGCMPRVISWIKEDVDLPLIAGGLVCDKQDVLNALDAGAIAIASSNRDVWKM from the coding sequence GTGAGCCCCCTCGATACCGCTTCGTCACGCAGCAACACAGCAGCCCACTCCTCGCTTGAAGATGTGTTGCTGCTGCACCCCGTCATTGCCAGTGTCAAAAGTGAGGCCGATGCCAAGGCAGTCCTGCAGACGCAGTGCCCGGTGGTGTTTGTGCTCTTTGGATCGATCCTCACGATCCCCTCCATTGTCGAGACACTCAAAGATGCCGGCAAGACGGTTTTCGTTGATGTCGACCTGATCGAGGGGTTCTCGAGCAAAACGGTCACGATCGACTTTCTGCAGGCAAACACCGCCCTTGATGGCATCTTGAGCACAAAGGCGATGATGGTGAAGTACGCCAAATCGAAGAAGCTCGCCAGCATCCACCGCATGTTTCTCGTTGACTCGTTCAGCTATCACAACCTGCCCAAGCAACTCGGCATCTCGGGGGCTGACGCTGTCGAAATTCTCCCCGGGTGTATGCCGCGGGTGATCTCCTGGATCAAGGAAGACGTTGATCTGCCCTTAATCGCCGGCGGACTCGTCTGCGACAAACAGGACGTGCTCAACGCACTCGACGCCGGTGCCATCGCAATCGCGTCCTCAAACCGGGACGTTTGGAAGATGTAG
- a CDS encoding SDR family NAD(P)-dependent oxidoreductase has translation MTDLTQRPTTIITGGTRGIGAAIARRLALAGHDLFLVYRNRADEAELVAAECQAAGARVELLQADLADLDAAEAVVGEAVARFGRVTGLVNNAGITGRIGSFLDAPIEETEHMFRLNVLAPIVLTRSAIRHMSTELGGSGGAIVNISSGAATSGAAHTYVPYSMSKAAINMLTLGTAREFAAAGVRVNTVSPGTTRTEIHADAGRPNAPEERAAGIPMGRAGNPEEIAGAVAYLLGPEASYTTGTDIRIAGGN, from the coding sequence ATGACTGACCTGACGCAGCGACCCACCACCATCATCACCGGGGGCACACGAGGGATCGGCGCCGCTATTGCTCGCCGACTTGCCCTTGCGGGGCACGACCTGTTTTTGGTCTACCGCAATCGCGCCGATGAGGCCGAACTGGTGGCGGCAGAGTGCCAAGCCGCGGGCGCTCGGGTTGAGTTGTTGCAGGCCGATCTCGCCGACTTGGACGCCGCCGAGGCGGTCGTTGGCGAGGCTGTTGCTCGCTTCGGTCGCGTCACCGGTCTGGTCAACAACGCCGGTATTACGGGTCGCATTGGCAGCTTCCTCGACGCTCCGATCGAAGAGACCGAGCACATGTTCCGCCTCAACGTACTCGCACCGATTGTGCTGACCCGTTCTGCGATTCGGCACATGTCAACGGAGCTGGGAGGATCCGGCGGCGCCATTGTCAACATCTCCTCCGGGGCGGCCACCAGCGGTGCCGCCCACACTTACGTGCCCTACTCGATGAGCAAGGCAGCGATCAACATGCTGACCCTCGGTACCGCCCGCGAGTTCGCCGCCGCCGGGGTGCGCGTGAACACGGTTTCGCCGGGCACCACCCGCACTGAGATTCACGCCGACGCGGGCCGCCCCAATGCCCCGGAGGAGCGCGCTGCGGGCATTCCGATGGGCCGCGCGGGCAACCCCGAAGAGATCGCGGGTGCCGTCGCCTACCTGCTGGGCCCCGAAGCCAGTTACACAACGGGCACAGACATCAGGATCGCCGGGGGTAACTGA
- a CDS encoding LLM class flavin-dependent oxidoreductase — protein MTATPLSILDLATVEADGSIADAFTHSVEVAQTAERSGYRRIWYAEHHNMASIASSATAVLIAHIAAHTNTIGLGAGGVMLPNHSPLVIAEQFGMLAELHPGRIDLGLGRAPGTDGATFRALRRTLQAADNFPQDVMELQRYLSDELPRTAVNAYPGRGTNVPLTILGSSLFGASLAAQLGLPYSFASHFAPQALTAAVQHYRAHYVPSEAHPTPYVSAGVNVVAAETDEAAEALYARTELDRVRRFLSRGRERELTTDEASQLFDTPAAVEIRGMLKYTAIGARDRVLNELEAFAKFADVDELITVHAAPTRAEQLASVRIAAPVPSA, from the coding sequence ATGACTGCAACCCCGCTCTCGATCCTGGATCTCGCAACCGTCGAAGCGGACGGCAGCATTGCCGACGCTTTCACCCACTCGGTGGAGGTTGCTCAAACGGCCGAGCGCAGCGGTTACCGTCGCATCTGGTACGCCGAGCACCACAACATGGCCTCGATTGCGTCGAGCGCGACTGCCGTGCTCATCGCGCACATTGCCGCTCACACCAACACGATCGGCTTGGGTGCGGGCGGCGTTATGCTGCCGAACCACTCACCGCTCGTGATCGCCGAGCAGTTTGGCATGCTCGCAGAACTGCACCCGGGCAGGATCGACCTCGGCCTCGGGCGGGCACCCGGCACCGATGGTGCCACCTTCCGAGCCCTGCGCCGTACCCTGCAGGCTGCCGATAACTTTCCGCAGGACGTCATGGAGCTGCAGCGCTACCTCTCCGACGAACTCCCCCGCACCGCGGTTAACGCGTATCCGGGGCGCGGCACCAACGTGCCCCTCACGATTCTCGGCTCGAGCCTGTTCGGTGCGAGCCTCGCGGCACAGCTCGGGCTGCCGTACTCGTTTGCCTCCCACTTCGCACCGCAGGCCCTGACCGCCGCCGTGCAGCACTACCGCGCACACTACGTGCCGAGCGAGGCGCACCCCACGCCCTACGTGAGCGCGGGGGTCAACGTTGTTGCAGCCGAGACCGATGAGGCGGCGGAAGCGTTGTATGCCCGTACCGAGCTCGACCGCGTGCGCCGCTTTCTGTCACGCGGCCGCGAGCGCGAGTTGACCACCGACGAGGCCTCGCAGCTGTTCGACACCCCTGCCGCCGTGGAGATTCGTGGCATGCTGAAGTACACCGCGATTGGGGCGCGGGATCGTGTGCTCAACGAGCTTGAGGCCTTTGCGAAGTTCGCCGACGTCGATGAACTCATCACGGTGCACGCGGCCCCGACCCGGGCCGAGCAGCTGGCATCGGTCAGGATCGCGGCACCCGTTCCTTCGGCGTAA
- a CDS encoding MFS transporter, which yields MVNSPHSPTPTSARERRKVVAASIVGTTIEWYDFFIYAFAANLVLAKLFFEPAGPQMMQILSLITIGLSFLFRPLGAFLAGHFGDKLGRRPMLVITLLLMGIATVGIGLLPTYDTIGYAAPALLIFLRILQGISAGGEWGGAVLMTVEHAPKGKRGFYGIFPQLGVPLGMLLASGVLAFMRVIAPGEAFEQWGWRVPFLISVVLIVAGFIIRRTVDESPVFSEIKESKQQGSAPIVQVFKRHTPLVILCALLFAGNNGVGYMLTGGYVQGLASRPTTEGGLGYDPVQVQLAVLTAALVWGIFTFFSGPLSDRFGRKKLMTFAWLIQAIGVIPLFQFVMGGDAFHVLLGTCLLAVGLGLTYGPAAVWFAESFPASLRYSGISISYALGGVIGGAFAPTIAQVLLQTYETTWAITVYLMFITFIGLFATTILRDRSNIPLDIEFENSGQWENWTSEKDFARV from the coding sequence ATGGTGAACTCTCCCCATTCGCCCACCCCAACTTCAGCGAGAGAACGCCGTAAAGTCGTTGCCGCATCGATCGTCGGAACGACCATCGAGTGGTACGACTTCTTCATCTACGCGTTCGCCGCCAACCTGGTCCTGGCAAAGCTCTTCTTTGAACCAGCGGGGCCGCAGATGATGCAGATCCTCTCCCTCATCACAATCGGCCTCTCGTTCCTGTTCCGCCCGCTCGGTGCGTTCCTCGCCGGCCACTTCGGCGACAAACTCGGCCGCCGCCCGATGCTCGTCATCACCCTGCTGCTCATGGGCATTGCAACGGTGGGCATCGGCCTGCTGCCGACCTACGACACGATCGGCTACGCGGCACCCGCGCTCCTCATTTTCCTCCGCATCCTGCAGGGCATCTCCGCTGGTGGCGAATGGGGCGGTGCCGTACTCATGACGGTGGAGCACGCCCCCAAGGGCAAGCGCGGTTTCTACGGCATCTTCCCGCAGCTGGGTGTGCCACTCGGCATGCTGCTCGCCTCGGGCGTGCTCGCCTTTATGCGAGTCATTGCGCCGGGCGAGGCGTTTGAGCAGTGGGGCTGGCGTGTGCCGTTCCTCATCTCGGTTGTGCTGATTGTTGCGGGCTTCATCATCCGCCGCACGGTCGACGAGTCCCCCGTGTTCAGCGAGATCAAGGAGAGCAAACAGCAGGGATCCGCCCCGATCGTGCAGGTCTTCAAGCGCCACACTCCCCTCGTCATTCTGTGCGCCCTGCTGTTCGCGGGCAACAACGGCGTCGGCTACATGCTGACCGGTGGTTACGTGCAGGGCCTCGCCTCGCGTCCGACGACAGAGGGCGGTCTCGGCTACGACCCCGTGCAGGTGCAGCTTGCGGTGCTCACAGCCGCACTCGTGTGGGGCATCTTCACGTTCTTCTCGGGCCCGCTCTCCGACCGCTTCGGGCGCAAGAAGCTCATGACCTTCGCCTGGCTCATCCAGGCGATCGGCGTGATCCCACTCTTCCAGTTCGTCATGGGCGGCGACGCCTTCCACGTGCTTCTTGGCACCTGCCTGCTCGCGGTTGGCCTCGGCCTGACGTATGGGCCTGCTGCTGTGTGGTTCGCCGAGAGCTTCCCCGCCTCGCTGCGCTACTCGGGAATCTCGATCAGCTACGCCCTTGGCGGTGTGATCGGCGGCGCGTTCGCTCCCACCATCGCGCAGGTGCTGCTGCAAACCTACGAGACCACTTGGGCGATCACGGTCTACCTGATGTTCATTACGTTCATCGGCCTGTTTGCGACGACAATCCTGCGCGATCGCTCCAACATTCCCCTCGATATTGAGTTCGAGAACAGCGGCCAGTGGGAGAACTGGACCTCGGAGAAGGACTTCGCGCGGGTCTAA
- a CDS encoding DUF2262 domain-containing protein translates to MSEKRERKAFDRRYESAHINIVVLTGSIGSGATHFRGESLWSPSIDVIAHVDETGAIVSEEGVLYWLATGEQRGTWIHDLKPLTQYVVRVRRAISDPVARKKLGLPVPNTAHHFALEQVIERDVHVPALDERMERWLQPNTISRDFGSFTLDRAFECFIGDLHRDDSAIGVSLDVDEGSVEGAETCTVALSYLTELVAALPRVEASWRAFAATKLTGLANDWQQEDDSEPAPEPITADTFARRIRLSELAINDEGLITTYFDDGEMFGGHSITFYVEPDGTMTDAHLAG, encoded by the coding sequence ATGTCCGAGAAGCGGGAGCGTAAGGCGTTCGACAGGCGATACGAGTCAGCGCACATCAACATCGTTGTTCTCACTGGCTCAATAGGAAGTGGAGCGACTCATTTTCGCGGAGAATCTCTCTGGTCACCTTCTATAGATGTCATTGCGCATGTTGACGAGACCGGCGCGATTGTCTCGGAAGAGGGTGTGCTCTATTGGCTTGCTACCGGCGAGCAGCGCGGTACCTGGATCCACGATCTCAAACCTTTGACTCAGTACGTGGTGCGGGTTCGCCGAGCTATCTCTGACCCTGTTGCACGCAAAAAGCTTGGCCTACCCGTTCCGAATACCGCCCATCATTTCGCCCTTGAACAGGTGATTGAGCGTGATGTGCATGTCCCCGCCCTCGACGAGCGAATGGAGCGTTGGCTGCAACCCAACACCATCTCCAGAGATTTTGGCAGCTTCACGCTTGATCGCGCTTTCGAGTGCTTCATTGGAGACCTCCACCGGGACGATAGTGCAATTGGCGTGTCACTCGATGTTGATGAAGGTTCCGTCGAAGGTGCTGAAACTTGCACTGTGGCGCTTTCTTATCTGACCGAGCTTGTCGCGGCGCTGCCGCGCGTCGAGGCCAGCTGGCGTGCCTTTGCCGCGACGAAGCTTACCGGCTTGGCCAATGACTGGCAGCAGGAGGACGATAGCGAACCAGCACCGGAACCGATAACCGCCGACACGTTTGCGCGGCGCATCCGGCTCAGTGAACTTGCCATCAATGACGAGGGCTTAATAACGACCTATTTCGACGACGGCGAAATGTTTGGGGGTCATTCCATTACGTTCTACGTCGAACCGGATGGAACCATGACGGACGCACACCTCGCCGGCTGA
- a CDS encoding immunity 22 family protein has product MAERMNEGSALFAPDIVSIWIGIFADESALRAYLEPVYTDDGDTRSDFRADFDIDYDDDFAEADLSTNLVEQLPQHSYGSTIDAAALADIRRYPSANALLLLYNIDASAFQNHPGRMTLLGTYAYSPTTPDLSRYY; this is encoded by the coding sequence ATGGCCGAGCGTATGAACGAGGGCAGCGCCCTCTTCGCGCCTGACATCGTGTCTATCTGGATCGGCATATTCGCAGACGAAAGCGCGCTACGTGCCTACCTAGAACCCGTCTATACCGACGACGGTGACACAAGAAGCGATTTCCGGGCCGACTTCGACATCGACTACGACGATGACTTCGCTGAAGCCGACCTCAGCACCAACCTCGTCGAGCAGCTACCGCAGCACTCCTACGGTTCAACCATCGACGCTGCCGCCCTCGCAGACATTCGCCGTTACCCAAGCGCGAACGCGCTCCTGCTTCTCTACAACATCGACGCGTCCGCGTTCCAGAACCACCCGGGCCGAATGACCTTGCTCGGCACGTACGCCTATAGCCCGACGACCCCGGACCTTTCGAGGTACTACTAG
- a CDS encoding acetyl/propionyl/methylcrotonyl-CoA carboxylase subunit alpha — protein sequence MSRIRKVLIANRGEIAVRIIRAAADSGIASVAVYADQDRDALHARLADEAYALGGTTSAETYLVIDKILGVARRSGADAVHPGYGFLAENADFARSVNAAGLIWIGPSPEAIERLGDKVSARHVAEKVNAPLAPGTSDPAKDASEVVAFADQYGLPVAIKAAFGGGGRGLKVAYQRDEVEELFESATREAISAFGRGECFVEKFLEKPRHVETQCLADAHGNVVVVSTRDCSLQRRHQKLVEEAPAPFLTDEQNAELYRASKEILREVGYVGAGTCEFLVARDGTVSFLEVNTRLQVEHPVSEEVTGIDLVREQFRIAEGGVLDYPDPVAHGHSFEFRLNGEDAGNGFLPSPGPVTVFQAASGPGVRVDTGVVAGDVVSGAFDSMLGKLIVTGATREEALERARRALDEFEVQGLPTVLPFHREIVRDPAFTAADGHFGVYTTWIESEFANNIEPWEGEVASLLADPKRQTVVTEVAGRRIEVTMPATLLPLVDQEVTRGPAPKRAKGSGVSAATGDSVAAPMQATVVKVAVTEGQEVAEGDLVVVLEAMKMEQSIYAHRDGVVQSIDAPVGQTVPNGHLLLSIIDAE from the coding sequence ATGTCGCGTATTCGTAAAGTTTTGATCGCCAACCGCGGCGAGATCGCCGTCCGTATTATTCGAGCAGCTGCAGACAGCGGCATCGCCTCCGTCGCGGTATATGCAGACCAGGATCGCGACGCTTTGCACGCTCGGCTCGCCGACGAAGCGTACGCACTCGGGGGCACCACAAGCGCCGAGACCTACCTCGTTATCGACAAGATTCTTGGTGTGGCTCGGCGATCCGGAGCGGATGCTGTCCACCCGGGTTACGGCTTCCTGGCTGAAAACGCCGACTTCGCACGTTCGGTCAACGCCGCCGGTCTCATTTGGATCGGCCCCAGCCCAGAGGCGATTGAGCGCCTGGGCGATAAGGTCTCGGCCCGCCACGTCGCTGAAAAGGTGAACGCCCCGCTTGCCCCCGGCACCAGCGACCCCGCAAAAGACGCCTCCGAGGTCGTCGCGTTTGCGGATCAGTACGGTCTTCCCGTCGCTATCAAGGCCGCCTTCGGCGGCGGCGGCCGCGGTCTCAAGGTCGCCTACCAGCGCGATGAGGTCGAGGAGCTGTTCGAGTCTGCAACCCGCGAGGCAATCTCAGCCTTCGGTCGCGGCGAGTGCTTCGTTGAGAAGTTCTTGGAGAAGCCGCGCCACGTCGAAACGCAGTGCCTCGCTGACGCACACGGCAACGTGGTTGTGGTGTCGACTCGCGACTGCTCGCTGCAGCGCCGCCACCAGAAGCTGGTTGAAGAGGCGCCCGCGCCCTTCCTCACCGACGAGCAGAACGCCGAGCTCTACCGCGCCTCGAAGGAGATTCTGCGCGAGGTCGGTTACGTCGGCGCTGGCACCTGCGAGTTCCTGGTCGCTCGCGACGGCACCGTCTCGTTCCTCGAGGTCAACACGCGACTGCAGGTTGAGCACCCGGTCTCCGAAGAAGTCACCGGCATCGACCTCGTTCGCGAGCAGTTCCGCATCGCCGAGGGTGGCGTACTCGACTACCCGGACCCCGTTGCACACGGCCACTCGTTTGAGTTCCGTCTCAACGGCGAAGACGCAGGCAACGGCTTTTTGCCCTCACCCGGCCCGGTAACGGTGTTCCAGGCGGCTTCGGGCCCCGGCGTTCGTGTTGACACGGGTGTGGTTGCTGGCGACGTTGTCTCGGGCGCCTTCGACTCGATGCTCGGCAAGCTGATCGTCACGGGCGCCACCCGCGAGGAAGCGCTCGAGCGGGCCCGTCGCGCACTCGACGAGTTTGAGGTGCAGGGTCTGCCGACCGTGCTGCCGTTCCACCGCGAGATTGTTCGGGATCCGGCATTCACCGCCGCCGACGGCCACTTTGGTGTGTACACAACGTGGATCGAATCCGAGTTCGCAAACAACATCGAGCCGTGGGAGGGCGAGGTCGCCTCGCTCCTGGCTGATCCAAAGCGCCAGACCGTCGTGACCGAGGTTGCGGGTCGCCGCATCGAGGTCACTATGCCGGCAACCCTGTTGCCACTCGTCGACCAGGAAGTCACGCGTGGCCCCGCTCCGAAGCGCGCGAAGGGCTCGGGAGTCTCCGCGGCCACTGGCGACTCGGTCGCTGCGCCCATGCAGGCAACGGTCGTGAAGGTTGCGGTTACCGAGGGCCAGGAGGTCGCAGAGGGCGACCTGGTTGTAGTTCTTGAGGCCATGAAGATGGAGCAGTCGATTTACGCACACCGCGACGGTGTCGTGCAGAGCATCGATGCCCCGGTTGGGCAGACCGTGCCAAACGGCCACCTGCTGCTCTCGATCATCGACGCGGAGTAG